From Capsicum annuum cultivar UCD-10X-F1 unplaced genomic scaffold, UCD10Xv1.1 ctg32169, whole genome shotgun sequence, a single genomic window includes:
- the LOC107852311 gene encoding putative late blight resistance protein homolog R1A-3 isoform X1, with translation MEKQGETAKGKANNFEVSFSALRKDVVNVQDFMERLKNEEDQNAVDMADQIEELKFQLAVICTYVQLSHCDLEEFKDEMSDSRQRVENLLRQILVGCQYNMDHVLPSLMDNIDDCISSCHHSTPSATMTDEQLNFLLLNLHHISMHLAEQIFPLETQYEILQKVSGNMKDFHGLIVNGCIEHEIVQYVLPQLQRMAERVGLFLWNDRTYGDSRQFKLAHLLMKIIPIELEVMQICYTNLKASPSVQVGRFIKQLLETSPKVLREYLIHLQEHMVTVITASTSGARNIHVMIEFLLIVLTEMPKDFIHHDKLFDLLARVGALIREVSTLVHDLEEKSRNEESTDETTLDLLEEKLELLKEDLKNDYLKAPDSFQWCFPMSDGPFFMHLLLIHLNDLLDSNSYSIALIKEEITLVKETLEFIRSFFVNVEQGLYKDLWARVLDVSSEAKAVIDSIIIRENGLLHFIFSLPITIKKINIIKEDVSQLPEKIPKNKSLIVVNSPKNPVERKLLTTSKIIVGFEEETNWLITMLTSGPKDLDVISITGMPGSGKTTLAYKVYNDKSVCSHFDLRAWCTVDQDYDEKDVLVKLFNQVTGSALKFSKDIDVADMLRRQLFGKRYLIVLDDLWDTTTWDDLTKPFPDVEKGSRIILTTRQKEVAFHGKGRTDPLNLRLLRPEESWELLEKRAFGKESCPDELLDVGKEIVQNCKGLPLVVDLIAGVIAGREKTKAVWLEVRNNLKSFILNSKVDVMKVIELSYDHLPHHMKPCFLYLARYSKDAKIDRDLLKINWRAEGLVEQIEKMSLEEVMDNLISSSLVITFNEIGNDPTCQLHDLVHDFCLIKAKEENLFGRISSSAPSSSSHLMPRIVTIDYDKECFESNNFILFSSKMKRHSGKHLYSLTITGYKMVDRLSDACHLRDLRLLRVLILYPSIMMVKDSLLNEIGMLNYLRYLRIGTEVKSLPSSFSNLRNLETLWVENKGSPWVLLPRIWDLVKLRVLFINACSFFDMHTDEPILISEDSKLEKLRELDKLVLSYSKDIEDIFIRFPNLQRLVFYLKESWDYSTERYWFPKLDFLTELEVLRVDFKSSNTNDSGPSLATNWSWDSHFPSNLKILSLWDFPLSSDSLSIITTLSNLEELFLIRTILEGGEWNMREDTFVNLKYLELDEVNLANWEFGEESFPVLEKLALWRLRKLTEIPPNFGDIASLKIIELDENPHLEDSALEIKQYVEDMTGEDKLQILDVDKIPLSKTETRIMTGYGTDQDRGNQSSRGKQKCDE, from the exons ATGGAAAAACAAGGAGAAACAGCAAAAGGGAAAGCAAACAATTTTGAG GTATCATTTTCTGCTCTTCGCAAGGATGTTGTCAACGTTCAAGATTTCATGGAGAGGTTAAAGAATGAAGAAGATCAAAATGCTGTCGACATGGCCGATCAAATTGAAGAGCTGAAATTTCAGCTGGCAGTTATTTGTACATATGTCCAGCTTTCTCATTGTGATTTGGAAGAGTTTAAAGATGAAATGAGTGATTCAAGACAAAGGGTTGAGAATCTGCTTCGACAAATTTTGGTCGGATGTCAATACAACATGGATCATGTTCTTCCTAGCCTCATGGATAATATCGATGATTGTATCAGCTCGTGTCATCATTCTACACCAAGTGCCACCATGACTGACGAGCAGTTGAACTTCCTCCTCCTGAATCTCCATCATATATCCATGCATCTTGCTGAACAGATATTTCCATTAGAGACTCAGTATGAGATTCTTCAGAAAGTGTCTGGCAACATGAAAGATTTCCATGGGTTGATAGTGAATGGTTGCATTGAGCACGAGATTGTTCAATATGTCTTGCCTCAGCTTCAACGTATGGCTGAGAGAGTTGGACTCTTCCTTTGGAATGATCGAACTTATGGAGACTCTCGACAGTTCAAGCTGGCACATCTACTCATGAAGATTATTCCAATTGAACTGGAGGTGATGCAAATATGTTATACAAATTTGAAAGCTTCACCATCAGTACAAGTTGGACGCTTTATTAAGCAACTCCTTGAAACCTCGCCGAAAGTTCTGAGAGAATATCTGATTCATCTACAAGAGCACATGGTAACGGTTATTACCGCAAGCACTTCAGGGGCTCGAAACATTCATGTCATGATAGAGTTCCTATTAATTGTTCTTACTGAAATGCCGAAGGACTTTATTCATCATGACAAATTATTTGATCTTTTGGCACGTGTTGGAGCACTTATCAGGGAGGTATCAACTCTCGTTCACGacttagaagaaaaatcaaggaaTGAAGAGAGTACCGATGAAACAACTCTAGACTTGCTGGAAGAAAAACTTGAACTCCTCAAGGAAGATCTCAAAAATGATTATCTGAAAGCCCCAGACTCATTTCAATGGTGCTTCCCCATGAGTGATGGACCGTTCTTCATGCATCTTCTACTCATCCACTTGAATGATCTGCTAGATTCCAATTCTTATTCAATTGCTTTGATAAAGGAAGAAATTACCCTGGTGAAAGAAACCCTCGAATTCATAAGATCGTTCTTCGTGAATGTTGAGCAAGGATTGTATAAAGATCTCTGGGCACGTGTTTTAGATGTGTCATCTGAGGCTAAAGCTGTCATCGATTCAATTATCATAAGAGAGAATGGGCTCTTACATTTTATTTTCTCACTTCCCATCACCATAAAAAAGATCAACATTATCAAAGAAGATGTCTCCCAATTACCGGAGAAGATTCCCAAGAACAAGAGCCTCATTGTTGTAAACTCTCCCAAGAATCCAGTTGAAAGAAAGTTATTGACAACTAGTAAAATAATTGTAGGTTTTGAGGAGGAGACAAACTGGTTAATTACTATGCTCACCAGTGGACCGAAAGATCTTGATGTCATTTCAATCACTGGTATGCCGGGTTCGGGCAAAACTACTTTGGCATACAAAGTATACAATGACAAATCAGTTTGTAGTCATTTCGACCTTCGTGCATGGTGCACTGTCGACCAAGATTATGACGAGAAGGACGTGTTGGTAAAACTTTTTAATCAAGTTACTGGCTCAGCATTGAAGTTCAGTAAGGATATTGATGTTGCTGATATGCTACGGAGACAACTGTTTGGAAAGAGGTACCTAATTGTGTTAGATGATCTGTGGGATACTACTACATGGGATGATTTAACAAAACCATTCCCTGATGTTGAGAAAGGAAGTAGAATTATTTTGACGACTAGACAAAAGGAAGTGGCTTTTCATGGAAAGGGCAGAACTGATCCTCTTAACCTTCGATTGCTAAGACCAGAAGAAAGTTGGGAGTTATTAGAGAAGAGGGCATTTGGAAAAGAGAGTTGCCCTGATGAACTATTGGATGTCGGAAAAGAAATAGTCCAAAATTGCAAGGGACTTCCTTTGGTTGTTGATCTGATTGCTGGCGTCATTGCAGGGAGGGAAAAGACGAAGGCTGTGTGGCTTGAAGTTCGAAATAATTTGAAGTCCTTTATTTTGAACAGTAAAGTTGATGTGATGAAGGTTATAGAATTAAGTTATGACCATTTACCTCATCACATGAAGCCATGTTTTCTCTACCTTGCAAGATATTCAAAGGATGCAAAAATTGACCGAGatttgttgaaaataaattgGCGTGCTGAAGGGCTTGTTGAACAGATAGAGAAGATGAGTTTGgaagaagttatggataatttaattTCCAGTAGCTTGGTAATTACTTTTAATGAGATAGGTAATGACCCGACTTGCCAACTACATGATCTTGTGCACGACTTTTGTTTGATAAAAGCAAAAGAGGAAAATTTATTTGGCCGGATAAGTTCAAGTgctccatcttcttcttcacatttgATGCCACGTATAGTGACCATTGATTATGATAAGGAGTGCTTTGAGAGTAACAATTTCATCCTGTTTAGTTCAAAAATGAAAAGGCATTCTGGTAAACACCTCTATTCTTTGACGATAACTGGATACAAGATGGTCGACAGACTTTCTGATGCATGTCACCTAAGAGACTTGAGGCTTCTTAGAGTGTTGATCCTGTATCCGTCCATTATGATGGTGAAAGATTCTTTGTTGAATGAAATAGGCATGTTGAATTATTTGAGGTACTTAAGAATTGGGACAGAAGTTAAATCTCTGCCTTCATCTTTCTCAAACCTCAGGAATCTCGAAACCCTATGGGTTGAAAACAAAGGATCACCCTGGGTACTATTACCAAGAATTTGGGATCTTGTAAAGTTGCGAGTGTTGTTCATTAATGCTTGTTCTTTCTTTGATATGCATACAGATGAACCAATATTAATATCAGAGGACTCAAAGTTAGAGAAATTGAGAGAATTAGACAAGCTCGTACTTTCCTATTCGAAAGATATAGAGGATATTTTCATAAGGTTCCCCAATCTTCAAAGGCTTGTATTTTATCTcaaggaatcatgggattattCAACAGAGCGATACTGGTTCCCGAAATTGGATTTCCTAACTGAACTAGAAGTCCTCAGAGTAGATTTTAAAAGTTCAAACACAAATGACAGTGGACCCTCTCTAGCGACAAATTGGTCTTGGGATTCTCATTTTCCTTCCAATTTGAAAATATTGTCGTTGTGGGACTTTCCTCTGTCATCCGATTCACTATCAATAATAACGACACTGTCCAACCTTGAAGAGTTGTTCCTTATTAGAACAATCCTCGAGGGGGGAGAATGGAACATGAGGGAGGACACCTTTGTGAATCTCAAATATTTGGAGTTAGATGAAGTGAATCTTGCTAATTGGGAGTTTGGAGAGGAATCCTTTCCCGTGCTTGAGAAATTAGCACTGTGGAGATTGCGTAAGCTTACAGAGATTCCGCCTAATTTTGGGGATATTGCTTCATTGAAAATTATCGAACTTGACGAGAACCCTCACCTTGAAGATTCAGCTTTGGAGATTAAACAATATGTTGAAGATATGACGGGAGAAGACAAGCTTCAAATCCTTGACGTGGATAAAATCCCGTTATCTAAGACAG AAACAAGAATAATGACAGGCTATGGAACCGATCAAGATAGAGGAAACCAATCAAGTAGAGGAAAACAGAAGTGCGACGAATAG
- the LOC107852311 gene encoding putative late blight resistance protein homolog R1A-3 isoform X2 — protein sequence MEKQGETAKGKANNFEVSFSALRKDVVNVQDFMERLKNEEDQNAVDMADQIEELKFQLAVICTYVQLSHCDLEEFKDEMSDSRQRVENLLRQILVGCQYNMDHVLPSLMDNIDDCISSCHHSTPSATMTDEQLNFLLLNLHHISMHLAEQIFPLETQYEILQKVSGNMKDFHGLIVNGCIEHEIVQYVLPQLQRMAERVGLFLWNDRTYGDSRQFKLAHLLMKIIPIELEVMQICYTNLKASPSVQVGRFIKQLLETSPKVLREYLIHLQEHMVTVITASTSGARNIHVMIEFLLIVLTEMPKDFIHHDKLFDLLARVGALIREVSTLVHDLEEKSRNEESTDETTLDLLEEKLELLKEDLKNDYLKAPDSFQWCFPMSDGPFFMHLLLIHLNDLLDSNSYSIALIKEEITLVKETLEFIRSFFVNVEQGLYKDLWARVLDVSSEAKAVIDSIIIRENGLLHFIFSLPITIKKINIIKEDVSQLPEKIPKNKSLIVVNSPKNPVERKLLTTSKIIVGFEEETNWLITMLTSGPKDLDVISITGMPGSGKTTLAYKVYNDKSVCSHFDLRAWCTVDQDYDEKDVLVKLFNQVTGSALKFSKDIDVADMLRRQLFGKRYLIVLDDLWDTTTWDDLTKPFPDVEKGSRIILTTRQKEVAFHGKGRTDPLNLRLLRPEESWELLEKRAFGKESCPDELLDVGKEIVQNCKGLPLVVDLIAGVIAGREKTKAVWLEVRNNLKSFILNSKVDVMKVIELSYDHLPHHMKPCFLYLARYSKDAKIDRDLLKINWRAEGLVEQIEKMSLEEVMDNLISSSLVITFNEIGNDPTCQLHDLVHDFCLIKAKEENLFGRISSSAPSSSSHLMPRIVTIDYDKECFESNNFILFSSKMKRHSGKHLYSLTITGYKMVDRLSDACHLRDLRLLRVLILYPSIMMVKDSLLNEIGMLNYLRYLRIGTEVKSLPSSFSNLRNLETLWVENKGSPWVLLPRIWDLVKLRVLFINACSFFDMHTDEPILISEDSKLEKLRELDKLVLSYSKDIEDIFIRFPNLQRLVFYLKESWDYSTERYWFPKLDFLTELEVLRVDFKSSNTNDSGPSLATNWSWDSHFPSNLKILSLWDFPLSSDSLSIITTLSNLEELFLIRTILEGGEWNMREDTFVNLKYLELDEVNLANWEFGEESFPVLEKLALWRLRKLTEIPPNFGDIASLKIIELDENPHLEDSALEIKQYVEDMTGEDKLQILDVDKIPLSKTGYGTDQDRGNQSSRGKQKCDE from the exons ATGGAAAAACAAGGAGAAACAGCAAAAGGGAAAGCAAACAATTTTGAG GTATCATTTTCTGCTCTTCGCAAGGATGTTGTCAACGTTCAAGATTTCATGGAGAGGTTAAAGAATGAAGAAGATCAAAATGCTGTCGACATGGCCGATCAAATTGAAGAGCTGAAATTTCAGCTGGCAGTTATTTGTACATATGTCCAGCTTTCTCATTGTGATTTGGAAGAGTTTAAAGATGAAATGAGTGATTCAAGACAAAGGGTTGAGAATCTGCTTCGACAAATTTTGGTCGGATGTCAATACAACATGGATCATGTTCTTCCTAGCCTCATGGATAATATCGATGATTGTATCAGCTCGTGTCATCATTCTACACCAAGTGCCACCATGACTGACGAGCAGTTGAACTTCCTCCTCCTGAATCTCCATCATATATCCATGCATCTTGCTGAACAGATATTTCCATTAGAGACTCAGTATGAGATTCTTCAGAAAGTGTCTGGCAACATGAAAGATTTCCATGGGTTGATAGTGAATGGTTGCATTGAGCACGAGATTGTTCAATATGTCTTGCCTCAGCTTCAACGTATGGCTGAGAGAGTTGGACTCTTCCTTTGGAATGATCGAACTTATGGAGACTCTCGACAGTTCAAGCTGGCACATCTACTCATGAAGATTATTCCAATTGAACTGGAGGTGATGCAAATATGTTATACAAATTTGAAAGCTTCACCATCAGTACAAGTTGGACGCTTTATTAAGCAACTCCTTGAAACCTCGCCGAAAGTTCTGAGAGAATATCTGATTCATCTACAAGAGCACATGGTAACGGTTATTACCGCAAGCACTTCAGGGGCTCGAAACATTCATGTCATGATAGAGTTCCTATTAATTGTTCTTACTGAAATGCCGAAGGACTTTATTCATCATGACAAATTATTTGATCTTTTGGCACGTGTTGGAGCACTTATCAGGGAGGTATCAACTCTCGTTCACGacttagaagaaaaatcaaggaaTGAAGAGAGTACCGATGAAACAACTCTAGACTTGCTGGAAGAAAAACTTGAACTCCTCAAGGAAGATCTCAAAAATGATTATCTGAAAGCCCCAGACTCATTTCAATGGTGCTTCCCCATGAGTGATGGACCGTTCTTCATGCATCTTCTACTCATCCACTTGAATGATCTGCTAGATTCCAATTCTTATTCAATTGCTTTGATAAAGGAAGAAATTACCCTGGTGAAAGAAACCCTCGAATTCATAAGATCGTTCTTCGTGAATGTTGAGCAAGGATTGTATAAAGATCTCTGGGCACGTGTTTTAGATGTGTCATCTGAGGCTAAAGCTGTCATCGATTCAATTATCATAAGAGAGAATGGGCTCTTACATTTTATTTTCTCACTTCCCATCACCATAAAAAAGATCAACATTATCAAAGAAGATGTCTCCCAATTACCGGAGAAGATTCCCAAGAACAAGAGCCTCATTGTTGTAAACTCTCCCAAGAATCCAGTTGAAAGAAAGTTATTGACAACTAGTAAAATAATTGTAGGTTTTGAGGAGGAGACAAACTGGTTAATTACTATGCTCACCAGTGGACCGAAAGATCTTGATGTCATTTCAATCACTGGTATGCCGGGTTCGGGCAAAACTACTTTGGCATACAAAGTATACAATGACAAATCAGTTTGTAGTCATTTCGACCTTCGTGCATGGTGCACTGTCGACCAAGATTATGACGAGAAGGACGTGTTGGTAAAACTTTTTAATCAAGTTACTGGCTCAGCATTGAAGTTCAGTAAGGATATTGATGTTGCTGATATGCTACGGAGACAACTGTTTGGAAAGAGGTACCTAATTGTGTTAGATGATCTGTGGGATACTACTACATGGGATGATTTAACAAAACCATTCCCTGATGTTGAGAAAGGAAGTAGAATTATTTTGACGACTAGACAAAAGGAAGTGGCTTTTCATGGAAAGGGCAGAACTGATCCTCTTAACCTTCGATTGCTAAGACCAGAAGAAAGTTGGGAGTTATTAGAGAAGAGGGCATTTGGAAAAGAGAGTTGCCCTGATGAACTATTGGATGTCGGAAAAGAAATAGTCCAAAATTGCAAGGGACTTCCTTTGGTTGTTGATCTGATTGCTGGCGTCATTGCAGGGAGGGAAAAGACGAAGGCTGTGTGGCTTGAAGTTCGAAATAATTTGAAGTCCTTTATTTTGAACAGTAAAGTTGATGTGATGAAGGTTATAGAATTAAGTTATGACCATTTACCTCATCACATGAAGCCATGTTTTCTCTACCTTGCAAGATATTCAAAGGATGCAAAAATTGACCGAGatttgttgaaaataaattgGCGTGCTGAAGGGCTTGTTGAACAGATAGAGAAGATGAGTTTGgaagaagttatggataatttaattTCCAGTAGCTTGGTAATTACTTTTAATGAGATAGGTAATGACCCGACTTGCCAACTACATGATCTTGTGCACGACTTTTGTTTGATAAAAGCAAAAGAGGAAAATTTATTTGGCCGGATAAGTTCAAGTgctccatcttcttcttcacatttgATGCCACGTATAGTGACCATTGATTATGATAAGGAGTGCTTTGAGAGTAACAATTTCATCCTGTTTAGTTCAAAAATGAAAAGGCATTCTGGTAAACACCTCTATTCTTTGACGATAACTGGATACAAGATGGTCGACAGACTTTCTGATGCATGTCACCTAAGAGACTTGAGGCTTCTTAGAGTGTTGATCCTGTATCCGTCCATTATGATGGTGAAAGATTCTTTGTTGAATGAAATAGGCATGTTGAATTATTTGAGGTACTTAAGAATTGGGACAGAAGTTAAATCTCTGCCTTCATCTTTCTCAAACCTCAGGAATCTCGAAACCCTATGGGTTGAAAACAAAGGATCACCCTGGGTACTATTACCAAGAATTTGGGATCTTGTAAAGTTGCGAGTGTTGTTCATTAATGCTTGTTCTTTCTTTGATATGCATACAGATGAACCAATATTAATATCAGAGGACTCAAAGTTAGAGAAATTGAGAGAATTAGACAAGCTCGTACTTTCCTATTCGAAAGATATAGAGGATATTTTCATAAGGTTCCCCAATCTTCAAAGGCTTGTATTTTATCTcaaggaatcatgggattattCAACAGAGCGATACTGGTTCCCGAAATTGGATTTCCTAACTGAACTAGAAGTCCTCAGAGTAGATTTTAAAAGTTCAAACACAAATGACAGTGGACCCTCTCTAGCGACAAATTGGTCTTGGGATTCTCATTTTCCTTCCAATTTGAAAATATTGTCGTTGTGGGACTTTCCTCTGTCATCCGATTCACTATCAATAATAACGACACTGTCCAACCTTGAAGAGTTGTTCCTTATTAGAACAATCCTCGAGGGGGGAGAATGGAACATGAGGGAGGACACCTTTGTGAATCTCAAATATTTGGAGTTAGATGAAGTGAATCTTGCTAATTGGGAGTTTGGAGAGGAATCCTTTCCCGTGCTTGAGAAATTAGCACTGTGGAGATTGCGTAAGCTTACAGAGATTCCGCCTAATTTTGGGGATATTGCTTCATTGAAAATTATCGAACTTGACGAGAACCCTCACCTTGAAGATTCAGCTTTGGAGATTAAACAATATGTTGAAGATATGACGGGAGAAGACAAGCTTCAAATCCTTGACGTGGATAAAATCCCGTTATCTAAGACAG GCTATGGAACCGATCAAGATAGAGGAAACCAATCAAGTAGAGGAAAACAGAAGTGCGACGAATAG